AAAAAAGGTACTTTCATTACCTATTCGGTTTTTTGACAATGCAAAATCTGGAGCTTTAGTCTCTAGAATTATGTCTGATGTTGAAGGAGTTCGTAATTTAATAGGTACAGGATTAGTACAATTAGTGGGTGGATCTATCACAGCTATCGTCGCTTTAATTTTATTACTACAGACGAGTGTTTCTATGACTTTATTCACCTTAGTACCACTAGCTATATTTGCTATTATTGCTTTAAAAGCCTTTAAAGTAATAAGACCAATTTTTAGAAATAGAGGTAAAATAAATGCTGAAGTAACGGGTAGACTAACAGAGACTTTAGGCGGGGTTAGAGTTATTAAAGGATTCAATGCTGAAGAGCAAGAAAGTAAGGTATTTGAAGAAGGTGTTGATAAACTGTTTCAGAATGTAAAAAAGAGTTTAACAGCCACGGCTTTTATGACTAGTTCTAGTACATTTCTATTGGGTATAGCTACTACGGGAATTATGGGAATTGGCGGGTATAAAATAATGATGGATGAACTTACCATAGGTGAATTTTTAACCTTTACTTTTTTATTAGGATTGATGATTGCTCCGATTGTACAAATGAGCAACATTGGAAGTCAGTTAACTGAAGCATTAGCGGGCTTAGACCGTACCGAAGAATTAATGAATATGACTCCCGAGTCTGATGAAGAAAATAGAACGATTGTTTTAGAGGACATAAAAGGAAAAATCGTTTTTAACGATGTTTCTTTTGCTTATGAAGAAGATAAAGATGTACTCCATAATATAAATTTTGAAGTTAATTCTGGTGATGTAGTTGCCTTAGTAGGTAGTTCTGGTTCGGGAAAATCTACTATAGCAGGTTTAGCCGCTACGTTTTTAAATCCGCAATCGGGTATGATTACGATAGACGGTAATGATGTATCTAAAGTAAACCTTAACAGTTACCGAAAAAATCTTGGTGTTGTGCTACAAGATGAGTTTTTGTTTGAAGGCACTATCCGTCAAAATATTTTATTCCCAAGACCAAATGCTTCTGAAGAAGAATTACGTGCTGCGGTAGAAGCTGCCTATGTAAATGAATTTACAGATCGATTTGAAAAAGGGCTAGACACTTTAATCGGGGAACGCGGTGTAAAATTATCTGGTGGCCAACGTCAGAGAATTGCTATCGCTAGAGCCGTTTTAGCAAATCCCAAAATATTAATTTTAGATGAAGCAACGTCTAATTTAGATACGGAAAGTGAAGCCTTAATTCAAAAAAGTTTAGCCACCTTAACCGAAGGGAGAACTACTTTTGTTATTGCCCACAGGTTAAGCACCATTCGCAAAGCCAATCAAATATTGGTCATTGAAAACGGTAGGATTGCAGAGCAAGGAACGCATGACGATTTAATTGCAAAAGAAGGTCGTTACTATAACTTGTTTACGTATCAAGCAAGAATATAAAACATAAAAAAGGCTAGTTTAAAGCGATATCATCACTGTCAACTAGCCTTTTTAAATTTATTCAAACTTTATTTTCAACTCTCAGGAGCCAATTCTAACTCCAGCCCTTCTAAATCATCCGTAAGATGAATTTGACATCCTAGACGGCTGTTATCTTTTACATAGAAAGCTTCTGCTAACATAGCATCCTCATCGTCAGATTTTTCTGGTAAAGCCACATCATTTAGCACATAACATTGACAAGAAGCACACATTGCCATACCTCCACAAACACCAATAGTACCCTCTGGAGCTAATTCGTAAGCACGAACTAATTCCATGACATTCATGTTCATATCTGTTGGTGCATCTACTTCGTGTGCGACCCCTTCTCGATCTATAATTTTAATTTTAATATCGGCCATGGTTACTTCATATTAAAAATTCCCATAGATTTTTAAGTCCAAGGGAATATTACTTTATTTTATTACTACTAATTAAGCTAAATTGATCACTTCTTCTATTTGAGGAGCATACTTTTTAATCGTCATTTCAACACCACTCTTTAAAGTCATCTGATTAACAGTACACCCTATACAAGCGCCTTCTAATCTAACTTTAACTGAAGTATCGTTATCTATAGAAACTAATGAAATATCACCACCATCACTTTGCAAAAAAGGTCGAATTTCTTCCAACGCTTTTTCAACATTTAATCTTAGTTCTTCTGATGTCATAATTATTTCTTTTTAACCGGCGAGCAACCCGCCATAGTCGTTATTTTAATTGCCTCTGTAGGCGGTAGCTCTTCATTTCTGTTTACTACTTCTTGCACAACATTTTTAGTAATCTCTTCAAAAGCTTTCGCTATTGGAGTTCCTTCTTGCATTGCTGCAGGCCTACCAATATCACCCGCTTCTCGTATACTCTGCACTAAAGGAATCTCTCCTAAGAAAGGCACTTTCAAATCTTCAGATAGATGCTTAGCACCTTCTTTTCCAAAGATATAATATTTATTATCCGGAAGTTCTTCTGGTGTAAAATACGCCATATTTTCAACGATACCTAACACAGGAACGTTAATAGAGTCTTGCTGAAACATGGCAACACCTTTACGCGCATCTGCTAAAGCAACTTCTTGCGGAGTACTTACGACTACAGCACCAGTAACTGGCATTGCTTGCATAATACTTAAATGAATATCACCTGTTCCAGGAGGTAAATCTATCAACATAAAATCTATTTCTCCCCAATGTGCATCAAAAATCATTTGATTTAATGCCTTAGACGCCATTGGTCCTCTCCAGATAACTGCTTGATTAGGTTGTGTAAAAAAGCCAATAGAAAGTAACTTAACACCATAACTTTCTACGGGTTTCATTTTAGACTTACCTTCTATAGTTACTGCTAGGGGTTTCTCCATAGCAACATCAAACATAATTGGCATTGATGGCCCGTAAATATCAGCATCTAACAAACCTACTTTAAAGCCCATTTTAGCTAAGGTTACGGCTAAATTTGCTGTCACTGTAGATTTCCCTACACCACCTTTACCGGAGGCTATAGCAATAATATTTTTAATCCCAGGAAGTGGCTTCCCTTTTATTTCGTTAGCCTTTGGTTTACCTGCTGCTGTTGCCGGAGCCTCTACCTTAACGTTAATTTTTATCTTTGCTTTTTCGTAAACCTCTTTGTGTATGATCTTCAAAATTTCTACCTCGGTCTTTTTTCTTGCTTGAAGACTTGGGTTTGCAATGATTACATCTATCTCAACTTCATCACCAAAAATCTGAATATTTTTTACAGCACCACTTTCTACCATGTTTTTACCTTCTCCTGGTACTGTAATTTGTTCTAGAGCTTTAAGAACATCTTTTTTTTCTAATTTCATCTGAGTATTTTACTGCTGTTTATCTGTAAGACGTAATTTTCATGAATTCATTTCAAAAAAAACTTAGAAAAGAACCCTAAAATCACGTATTATCATCCAGTTCTATTAAAACTGATTCTCAGCTACAAAGATACGGTTTAGAAAGGATATTAAGAAAACAAGAAATTGAAATATAACATTGTTAGATAAGATTGGACTA
This genomic stretch from Cellulophaga algicola DSM 14237 harbors:
- a CDS encoding ABC transporter ATP-binding protein, producing the protein MAEKKVSILTAFKTIIWPRRNLVFIGLLLIVISKAASFVAPLSLKYLMDDIIPNKNIHLLKLLVAAVALAILVQSVTSFLLTKILSVQAQYLISELRAQVQKKVLSLPIRFFDNAKSGALVSRIMSDVEGVRNLIGTGLVQLVGGSITAIVALILLLQTSVSMTLFTLVPLAIFAIIALKAFKVIRPIFRNRGKINAEVTGRLTETLGGVRVIKGFNAEEQESKVFEEGVDKLFQNVKKSLTATAFMTSSSTFLLGIATTGIMGIGGYKIMMDELTIGEFLTFTFLLGLMIAPIVQMSNIGSQLTEALAGLDRTEELMNMTPESDEENRTIVLEDIKGKIVFNDVSFAYEEDKDVLHNINFEVNSGDVVALVGSSGSGKSTIAGLAATFLNPQSGMITIDGNDVSKVNLNSYRKNLGVVLQDEFLFEGTIRQNILFPRPNASEEELRAAVEAAYVNEFTDRFEKGLDTLIGERGVKLSGGQRQRIAIARAVLANPKILILDEATSNLDTESEALIQKSLATLTEGRTTFVIAHRLSTIRKANQILVIENGRIAEQGTHDDLIAKEGRYYNLFTYQARI
- a CDS encoding 2Fe-2S iron-sulfur cluster-binding protein; protein product: MADIKIKIIDREGVAHEVDAPTDMNMNVMELVRAYELAPEGTIGVCGGMAMCASCQCYVLNDVALPEKSDDEDAMLAEAFYVKDNSRLGCQIHLTDDLEGLELELAPES
- a CDS encoding NifU family protein encodes the protein MTSEELRLNVEKALEEIRPFLQSDGGDISLVSIDNDTSVKVRLEGACIGCTVNQMTLKSGVEMTIKKYAPQIEEVINLA
- a CDS encoding Mrp/NBP35 family ATP-binding protein, with the translated sequence MKLEKKDVLKALEQITVPGEGKNMVESGAVKNIQIFGDEVEIDVIIANPSLQARKKTEVEILKIIHKEVYEKAKIKINVKVEAPATAAGKPKANEIKGKPLPGIKNIIAIASGKGGVGKSTVTANLAVTLAKMGFKVGLLDADIYGPSMPIMFDVAMEKPLAVTIEGKSKMKPVESYGVKLLSIGFFTQPNQAVIWRGPMASKALNQMIFDAHWGEIDFMLIDLPPGTGDIHLSIMQAMPVTGAVVVSTPQEVALADARKGVAMFQQDSINVPVLGIVENMAYFTPEELPDNKYYIFGKEGAKHLSEDLKVPFLGEIPLVQSIREAGDIGRPAAMQEGTPIAKAFEEITKNVVQEVVNRNEELPPTEAIKITTMAGCSPVKKK